Part of the Porites lutea chromosome 14, jaPorLute2.1, whole genome shotgun sequence genome, AGCCCAGTAATGTATATTAACTTTGAAACTTTCAAAGAAGTTATTTCGAAGTTGTCTAGAATGTACACACATGCACGACCCGTAAACTTGACAAGGTTAAGCTTTTTATCTGCGTTTTGATTTCGGTCGCAAAgtcattattgtttttttcaatcTGTATAATCCTTCAGCGACTTTGGAAAATCGTATTTACGTACTTATAAATTAATTAAGTCACGTTTTAAAATATTGGATTCTCTCAAGCTTTGCAGCTCTTGTTTAATTTCATGgatattgaaaaagaaaaagtgaattGTCAGGCCCAAGTTACACCAGGAGTTAAATAGGACGCGTCATCATCGTGTGCTAAATTAATTTTCTCTGTGGTGTACTTAACCTGCTCGGAAATAGCCTCTGAAGTGTTAAGTCAAGAGTTTTTCTTCCCCCATAACCAAAATTTGCTATTTTTAGTTGATTTTACTGTATTTCACTtataaaaatttgcaattttcatTAACACTTGTGACAGTATGACGTCATAGTTCGCGCTCTTTGTGACGTAGGGAGGACATGTGTCAGTCGCGTGTAATGAACCAATGTAAATAGGACCCCCAGAGTAGCCAATGAGCTGTAAGATAAAGTAGACTGTTtgggaaaaatacaataaaaggGTCTCTCTGTCTTCCGTTCAAATGCAAACTTGTAGGATATTATAAACAACCTTTTCTCACCTCGGCATTAAGGACATAGAGCTTGGAATTGCGCACAGAGAAGACTTGTCGAGAAGGAAATAGAACGGAAAAGGATCGATTTGTACTTTTCCATGCCAAGTCAAGCGGGTATCAAGGACGTCATGGACAGAAGAGTGAAGTTCCCACACGACTTGGTGTTTCACGACATGGTTAAAGATGGCGATCCGTCGGAAATGTGCCAGTTTTTGAAACGGCCCAGCGTCGACACAAAGATGCTAGTGAACGCAGAAGAGGGTCAAAGTAACCCTGCTTTCCATCAGCTTGTTAAGGACGGGAACTTAAAATGCGTCCGAATGCTTGTAACACTGGGTGCAGACGTGAACATGCAAGATGAGGATGGGTGTACCTCGCTACATCACAGCGTACAGGCCGGTAACGTTGCTGTTACAAAGTTTTTACTTCGCAGCGGCGCGAATCCTGATATAAGCAACGCTGACGGTGCGTTTCCCGTCGATTTAACAGATGACTTTGACTTGATTGAAATGCTCGTCAAGTATTCTCCAGAAGAACGGAGGAAAAGCATGGCAGCAACAAATAAGGCGTAAAACAGAAGAATTTATCGtcaa contains:
- the LOC140924996 gene encoding protein phosphatase 1 regulatory subunit 27-like, producing MPSQAGIKDVMDRRVKFPHDLVFHDMVKDGDPSEMCQFLKRPSVDTKMLVNAEEGQSNPAFHQLVKDGNLKCVRMLVTLGADVNMQDEDGCTSLHHSVQAGNVAVTKFLLRSGANPDISNADGAFPVDLTDDFDLIEMLVKYSPEERRKSMAATNKA